The genomic interval cgaccagcggtgtgcctcagggatcggtgctgggtccgctgttatttgttatttatattaatgatttggatgagaatttaggaggcatggttagtaagtttgcagatgacaccaagattggtggcattgtggatagtgaagaaggttaactaggattgcaacgggatcttgataaattgggccagtgggccgatgaatggcagatggagtttaatttagataaatgtgaggtgatgcattttggtagatcgaatcgggccaggacatactccgttaatggtagcgcgttatagaacaaagagatctcggagtacaggttcatagctccatgaaagtggagtcacaggtggatagggtggtgaagaaggcattcagcatgcttggtttcattggtcagaacattgaatacaggagttgggatgtcttgttgaagttgtacaagacattagtaaggccacacttggaatactgtgcacagttctggtcaccctattatagaaaggatattattaaactggaaagagtgcagaaaagatttactaggatgctaccgggacctgatggtttgacttatagggagaggttagatcgactgagacttttctcgctggagagttggaggtttaggggtgatctttatgaagtgtataaaataatgaggggcatagataaggtagatagtcaaaatattttcccaaacgtaggggagtctatgacgagggggcatagatttaagatgagcggggagagatacaaaagggtccagaggggcaattttttcattcaaagggtggtgagtgtctggaacgagctgtcagaggcagtagtagaggcgggtgcaattttgtcttttaaaaagcattaggacagttacatgggtaagatgggtatagagggatatgggccaagtgcgggcaattgggactagcttggtggtataaactgggcgacatgggcatACAGGGTATGATCAGGCaataaagggaagcttatgtcagataccgagagcacaatactgcagaaagccgagaggagtattttaagtgcaggggtgaaattaaaaaggaaattaggaaagcaaagaggggacatgaaaaaatattggctcgtaaaatcaaggaaaactcaaagatgttttatgaatacataGAGAgctagaggataactaaggaaataaTAGGGCCGAGTGGAGACCAAAATATAAccagtgtgtggaggcggaagttgTCGGTATGTTTcacaatgaatactttgcgtttgCCTTCAAGAAAGAGGGAAACGATGAAGTCATTGTAGATAAGGTGGAGGAGTGTGAATTTTGGTTGGgacaaacatagagagagaggaaatattatgcGGTTCAGCATAATTGACAGTAGATATGGatcctaaggagctttttcccttcgttgagggctcTATAACAAGgtggcatagattcaaggtaaaaggcgggaggtttagatgggatttgagaaagaactttttcacccagagggtggttggagtctggaactcactgcctgagagggttgtggaggcaggaaccctcacaacattcaagaagcatttggatgagcacttggaatgccatagcatacaaggatacgaaccaaatgctggaatatgggattagattagactgggcttgatggccggcgcggacacgatgggccgaagggcctctatccgtgctgtataactctacgactctatgactctataaatcgctcgggccggatgaaatgtatcccatgctgttgaggaaagtaagggaggaaatagcggaagctCTGACAATCATTTTCCAGCCTCTCTGGctccaggcgtggtgccggaggactggaagactgcaaacattctATTGTTTCAGAAGGGaggaagggatagaccgagtaaatgCACGACAGTCAGCGTAACCTCTGGGGTGGACAAAATATTGGGAACAATTCTTAGGGACAAtattaatcttcatttagaaaggcacggattaatcaacgacagtcagcatgaatttgttaagggaaggtcctgtctgactaaattgattgaattatttgaggaagtaacaaggcgGGTCGATGAGGGGAGCACGTTTGAAgttgtttacatggattttagcaaggcttttgacaaggtcccacatggcagactggtcagaaatgtAAAATCCCTtgtgatccaagggaaagtggcaagttggatccaaaattgcctcAGTGGTCGGAATcaaagggtgtttttgtgactggaaggctctttccagtggagttccacagAAATCAGTACTGGGTACATTCATGTTTGTGGTTTGTATAGAGTTAAATGTACggcgcatgattaagaagtttgcagatgaacaGAGGGACATTGGACTGCATGTCCACAGAGCCCTGATGTTAGCAGGACGGTTTGATCAGGTGGTTAAGGAAGCAGACGGGATACTTTCAGtttttagccgaggcataaaatataagagcagggaggttatgctagaactgtataaaacacaagttaggccGCATTTTTTGTTgtgcgttcagttctggtcaccatattacaggaaatatgtgattgcacaagggagggtacagaggagattgacgaggatgttgccagaactggagaattttagctatgaggaatgattggatcggctggagttgttttctttggaatagatgtggctgaggggagatttaattgagttgtataAAATTATATGTTGCCGAGATAGGGTGgagaggaaggacctgtttccctgggCAGAGTGCTCAATAACCAGGGGAAAGaagtttaaagtaattggtagaaggattagagaggagttgaggagaatttttttcacctcgAGTGGTGGGttctgcaactcactgcctgaaagggtggtagaggcagaaaccctcatcgcatttaaaaagtatttggatgtgcatgttaagtgccataacctaccagGCTATGGAGCAAGAGCTGGAAAGAGCGATTaggatggatagctctttttccgtCCGAAATTTCGATGATTCTAAAATTCTATTCAATACCGAACTGTGGTGAACGTGAAACATCCCACAGACACGTAACTGGGGAGACCCGCGAAACACCCCATAGTCATCTAACTGGGGAGACGCCAGAAATACTCAACAAACATAAAGCTGGAGAGACCTGGGAAACACCGCACAAATTACCGAATTGGGGATAAACGGGAAACATCCCACAAACACATTACAGGGGAGAGTCGGGAATCACCCCACGAGCCCCAATCTGGAAGTTCCAGGAAATGCCCCACAAACATCTAACTGAGGAAACCATGGGGGAGACTCCACAAATATCTAACTAACATCGCGCTGACACTTAGTGGGGAGTCCCCAGAAACACACCATAATCTTATTACTGGGACATCCTGGGAAACATCCCTCAAACATGTCACTGGAGAGACCCGATCACTGGACCACTTGACCATCAGGGACTATCTGAGGGTGCTGGAGAACTCGTTCGGGAGCGccccagacctgcaccaagaactgggaggagcgggtcgccaaggccaaacataAGCATGGTATGTGGGGGGCGCGCCCGCTCCATatccggcaggaacctggtgatcaGGTGTGAGGAACTCGTGCtattgctctacgtggccaaggTTTGGCCCATTCCACGCCAAAATGTGGTTATTTTCACCCAAGCTATCCTCTACTGTATCTGAAGGTAGAATCCTTCCTTAGGGACTCCATGTACAAACCCCCAGACAAAGGAGGGAACTGCGAACTCAGTGCCACTCTGATCCTGGTGGCcagctttgtgtgtggctgcctcgagatatgtgtagagccccagtacgcaaacaccaagtgtcattaCGTGCAGAGTATCcaactgtccaacacactgagaaggctgtgtcttgtcacgctggccgagcagatgcaggatgtccatccagttggaccatcCCCATCACCAggtggagaagtgactgagacgGAACCCTTCGACCATATGGCCGTCAGACAGTAGTCGGCACAGAAtgttctgagagtcctgcagggaaaTGAGAGAATGGATCTGATCGGGCAGTTTCTCGACAAGACGGTCGATGCAatgtggcagaacgtctcgtcaccAGAACTTCGGAAACGGGGTGTCGCCTGGATGGTGATGAGACGGGCCCTCTCAGTGCAGTCgttccaacatgcacggaatctcagcacgaCCGCAAGCTGCTCTGGAAGCTGCGGCCGGGACGATACCGACTCCCACCTCCTGATTGACTGCTCAttcgtgtggagagagatgcgttggtatctgtcccagttcatccccaacaggacgctgtgctcgatGGGCTGATCCCGGGACAAACAACAAgagagatatcaactgctgctggaagaccattaactcggagaagaaggccctttggtccgcccaacACATGCAGGTTttccagttgaaggagctgtccatgactggCACACTCCGAGGACCACACACaatgaggcgaggtgcgacctcTGCAAAGGAGCTATGTGGAAAGGCCTCGATATTAGGCCACCACACTTTGTATTGTAGAGAATACTTTAGAAGATATGTACAGTATATTGAATTGTAAAATTGAGATCATAGTGTGTTCGATCTGCGTGACATTGGTTCGAACGacattgcttgaaattgtgtctttttgCATTCAACTATGTGTATCTTTCAAATTCATGCAATGAAGTAAAGTTGTGAAGATAAAAAAAGAAACACCCACAAACTCGTAACTGGGCGACCCGGGAAACATCCCGGAAACATCTAACTGAGGAGAAACGAAAACATTCCACAGACATCTAGCCGACATATCCATTAACAATCCTTGCAATATTATTAATGCGACCTTGAACATTAATATTTATGGTCCCAGAAACAATAACTAATCTTATTGCAGCTTTATTGATTTGCCTGAATTGATCATTATTGAGGTGGGTTTAAAGTACAAGGTCACTGACCTGGGCCGTATTTACAAGAGCAGAGAAAATGTGGAAAATGTTGGACGAACATTTGTGCTTGTCTTTATTTGAGTTGAACTGGTGATCATTCGATCGGTTAGTCCTGCTGGAATGTCTGAGGCCCCTAGTTGTGAATTGGATGTTGCTGTGGGAGTTTTAATGATGGAGCTTGCTGCTTCGAGGGAAGCTCTTAATTTAGTAGCAGCTGCAAAGATTGCCAAGACTGAAGTACATCGCAGCATTTGAACACATCCAATTAAAGATAATCAATCATTAATATCAGTGCCTAATACAATCACACGATCAGCACAGAGTACATTACCTGTTGATTTCTCCGCATTAATAAACCTGACGCCATGAGGTAACCATGCTGTGAATCAGGAGATCACTCCTCCAACTTACTCCAAGGCCAAATTTCATTTAAGTCTTCACAAAATTTCCTTACAGCTAATATCACCGCTGGAACCTTTTAACCCCTGATCACCCAACTACAGGGGATGGGGATCTTCGACCATTGCTGGGAATCATACATTTCAGCGATGCGAAAAACAGAGATATTCGAATTCCTtacaaggaaaatcaggcgggaggTTTAACAGGCTGGTCCAAATTCGCCGATTTCAACCCTGGTGCTGGCTGAAACTTTGCAATCTTCACACTCTTCACAATCTTCACTCTTccaactctctctgattcacattgTTCCCACTCCCAATtttcacactgttcccattccACATGATTCACCCAGTTCAGactccccctgattcacactttCCTTagtctccctgattcacactgttcccaatcTCAGTGTTTCACATTGTtccctctttctctgattcacgctgttcccattctctctgattcacactgttcccactctctctgattcacacttttcCTACTCTTTCTGATTCACATTATTCCCAATCCcagtgattcacactgttcccaaactctctgattcacactgttcccactctctctgatttatTAGGAtttgattccattattttctcaagtactttttctctactgataataattactttaagttcctcactcttactTGACCATTGGtacctcactatttctggtatttttttgtatcTCCTACTGTGAgaaaagatacaaaatatttgcttaacgcatctgccatttcctgattccacattataatttctcttgtcgcAGCCTCTAAGGGAACAACGTTttattttaattcgttcacgggatgtgggcgtcgctggcaaggccggcatttattgcccattcctaattgcccttgagaaggtggtgctgagccgccttcttgaaccgctgcagtccgtgtggtgtcggttctcccacagtgctgttaggaagggagttccaggattttcacccagcgacaatgaaggaacggcgatatatttccaagtcgggatggtgtgtgacttggaggggaacgtgcaggtggtgttgttcccatgcgcctgctgcccttgtccttctaggtggtagaggtcgagggtttgggaggtgctgtcgaagaagccttggcgagttgctgcagtgcatcctgtggatggtgcacactgcagccacagtgcgccggtggtgaagggagtgaatgtttagggtggtggatggggtgccaatcaagcgggctgctttgtcctggatggtgtcgagcttcttgagtgttgttggagctgcactcatccaggcaagtggagagtattccatcacactcctgacttgtgccttgtagatggtggaaaggctttggggagtcaggaggtgagtcactcgccgcagaatacccagcctctgacctgctctcgtagccacagtatttatatggctggtccagttcagtttctggtcaatggtgacccccatttgcttttgctactctcttcctttgtaTATTCTCGAAGAAgcacttacaatctgttttttatatttcttgctggtttacttttttgttctattttctctctttttatcaaatttttggtcgtcctttgctgtttcctaaactctcccaattttcaggCTTGCTATCCTTCTTAGCAACATTACTGGACTCTTGTTTTAATCTAACTAATTGAAATTAACGGTGGGTGTTGAAAGGTATCGTACTTGTTAGAAGAAACAAATCAGATCAGCCGAGCCAAACTCAGTATTAACCATCCAAATGGCAAATTTCAAATACAGGTGGTCTTTCTAACTATCCAAATGTTTCCAGTAAAAGTGCTGATCAGAGAACAAAGTCATTTTCTGAGCTGCTCACCAGAGTTGCCAATGCAGCTTCTTGGCTGGACTGGCAGAAATTGTCTGctgttttatttctctctcctggccactgcctgacgctgaaccagactgttcgcaaactTGGCGCCCGATTTGACCttgaactgagcttctgaccccacatccgctccatcactaagactgcctCCTTCCAGCTCCATAATATCCATGGCCTCGATTCCTGCCTCggctgatctgctgctgaaatcctcatccatgcctttgttacctttagactcggCTCGTAAAATactctcctgtccggcctcccacCTATCACGCTCCCTAAAATGGAGATCCATCCACAACTCTTGCTGCTCGTATATTAACTCTTACTAATTCCCCTTCACcgttcatccctgtgctcgctaacctacatcgGGTCCCTTTCTGgcaacgtctcaattttaaaattctcatcattgttttcaaatcattccatggccttgcccgtcCCTATCGCTATAACCCTCTCCTGCATTATAACCATTCGAGATCTATgcgttcctccaatcctggcctcttgcatatccacAAATtctttcgctccaccattggctgccattccttcagctgccaaggccataACTTCCGGAATTAtttccctcaacctctccacctctctctcctccttgatgaCGCTCCTGAAAATCTATCACTTTTaacaagctttttggtcacctgtactaatatctcctcatgtggcccggtgtcaaattttgtttgataatcgctgcttTGAAGCGCCATAGGACTTTTACTACGTTATTTGCGCAATATatgaaagcaagttgttgttgttttaaagaTTTTAAATCGAGAACTGTCAGATCTCTGCCTCATTAAACATTGTCCTTCAGAGACGGAGATATTCCAGTACTACGTTTGCAtagattacacagaatttacagcgcagaaacaggtcaTTAGGCCCAATTGATCTTTGGCAGCTTTTATGCTCAACACGAGCCTCATCCCACTCATTCGAATTTTATCAAACCGCTTCATTTGTGGCCTCTTAATTTTCAGAGTCCGAATACTCGTCAAGAACCGTTTTCAAAATTCACAGAAACGTGTtcaggagaatccttgttccagTTGTACATGATGTCGGAAACATGGACAGGTAACCCATGAGTTCCACATCGTCTCGTTTGTGACAAACGTGTTTTCACTGGTTAGAACcaaataaaaataaacacttCATCTTCAGCTAAAAcgctaaacttgtcccacacggcaaCTGGAAAAGGACGCTTGACCTTTCAGCGGATCATTAACTGTAAACTGAGAAATTTCAACCGTTTACACCatgacaccaggcagcatcttTCCCTTCTCAATTTCCTGAACACAGTTCAAAGCGATGTATGTCTGCTTCACGAACATCGAAATTGTGTATTTGGTTCTTTTGATTTACAGACCTCAGGCCGGCTCTTCCACCCAATCAGCTGTCACCAATCATCCCACTTATAAACAAGTAATACTAAAACGCTGCATTAAATCTCTCATCTGTCATTGTAACACGGTAGGCCGGAGGAACCGAAGGGTCCACAGGGCAACACTAATATGTGGATGTATTTTGGAACACAACAATTGTATCATCAACAAGAATGGCACagatatgagggacttcagttatgtggagaggcgagagaagctgggattgctttcGTTAGAGCAGCGATGGTTAAGGGAAGATTGATCagatgtgttcaaaataatgaggtgttttgagtaaataaggagaaactgtttccagcggtagGGGAGTTGCTAActggaggacacaaatttaaggtaattaccAAGAAAGCCAAGGGGCAAATGAGGAGTGTGGTgcactgggataggggagagtggtGTACCGGGAAAGAGGAGTGTGCTCTATCGGGACCCGGAAGCGTGCTATACCGGGACCCGGGAGTGTGCTATACCGGGGCCTGGCAGCGTGCTGTACCCGAATCGGGTAGTTTGCCGTAAGGCGAACCTGGAATGTGCTGCACCTGATCCTTGGACTGTGCTGTACCTGGATCAGGGACCTTCCAGTAACAGGACTCTGGTCTGTGCTGTATCTGGACCCTGGAATGTGCTATTCCGGGACTCCGGAATGTGGTGTACTGGGTCCGGGGAGAGCGCTTTTCCGGCAAGGTGGAGTTTGTTGTGCAGGAAACCGGGAGGATGCGATACTTAGACCGAGGAGTTTGCTGTACCGGGACCGGGGAGTTGCCCTTAGGCGAACCGGAAGTGTGCTGCACCTTTCTCACGGACTGTGCATTATCAGGACTCTGGAATGTGTTGTACTTGGACCCTGGAGTGTGCTGTTCCGGGACCCGGGAATTTGCTGTACCGGGGCACTGGAGAGTGCTTTACCGGGAGCGGGGAGTGTGCTGTGCTGGAATCCAGAAGTGAGCTGCACCTGGATCTGGGAGTTTGCTGTAACGGGACTTGGGAATGTGCTGCAGGTGGACCCACGAGTATAGTATACAGGGAGTGGAGCAATATTGATCTGctacagatctctttgttctcttACAATCTCTGTAACGGTGGACCAAGTTATCACTGGGCTAAGTGTCTTTTAGTTCGATTCAAAATCTGCTTTATTCAACCACAGGTGAAAGATACAGAACACTGAACGCGATTAAATACATTCGATGCAATCAGTTCAACATCTGCACCGAAGCTGTGACCAATAAACAGAACACTCTTAGACTGAGGCGTACGGGTTGATTGGAATTAATGTTGAAACATTGATTCTTTTTCTCTATTTGTCCCAGTGACTGTGCACAGATTAATAACCTCCAAAGTCTACCTGCTGCATTGACTGTTTCCTGGTGTCTATCTTGCTTTTCAAAAAGTGTTCCTTCAAAGATCAGAGATCAGAGAAGCTTATCAACAATGAGGTACTAAACATCCTCTGCATGACCGGACATTGGTCACAAATGgtatattttttggaaataaTCACAACAAGGGGTCATTCCCAAATCACCCCGGACTGCGTGTTGAGCACAGGACTGTCGAAAGCAGCTAACCGCTCCAGGGCAATTACACGGTCAAACCGCATCGGTGGATAGATCATGTCTGGGTCCTATCTCGTTAAGAATGGTTAGATTAACTTACTTTTAAGACGGGACCATAGTGTGAAATGTTTCACAAAATATTAAGAGTAAAAAAAGCAACACATTGGATTCGACAGAACAGGAAACAAAATTACCTGAGAATGTTAGAAAGTGTGAGGTTTTCTCATCTAATTAATTTGACCATCATTGCGAGGGGATATTTCACTccattcttcaactcctctctgaatttcctttgggtcactgcataaataaaagtgttcgtgcagcaactcaggagctggagcatgaaacCGATTTCTCGTACAAATGTGGGCAGGGGGACAGGATATCCCAAATAATCCAACCGTTTCAATATAGAACACACCATGAACACcacccataacaggatgaaattccccgatataacaaacagtacaacgatggatttccttcggttctccatctctgggtcaatgGAACTCTCCCCACTGCTCGGACCCCGGATTCGCCTGcgagctctgctggccactaaaatgtgtctgaccgttAATACATTGAGCAGTACAATCAAAAGAAATGGAATAAATGGTGTTAAAATGTAATGCATTAATTCAACGACCGCCCAGGCGAGCGATCGAGATACACCGTTTGAAACCCGGCAAAACCAGGAACTATTAGAAAGCCAATACTCCCATGTATACAGAAAATACCAGAAAATGTTCTTCAAGCCGCTCAGCACAGTaactgttccgagaaccacagccgccgtcttctcggtgcaatatttagttttcagcttctggcaacaaatggccacaaatcgatcaaaggtgaaagtgaccgtgaaccAGACTGAACAGTCTgtgactgcataaagcaggacggcgtggatattacacactccAACGTACC from Heptranchias perlo isolate sHepPer1 chromosome 35, sHepPer1.hap1, whole genome shotgun sequence carries:
- the LOC137301993 gene encoding probable G-protein coupled receptor 139, yielding MSLSFMIKLKILWALYDIQRIYFPILAAFGVPVNVVTIVILSRGKCGLSKCVTRYLVAMAAADLLVVIIDLILRQVPIVYRDQFRFLWYVGVCNIHAVLLYAVTDCSVWFTVTFTFDRFVAICCQKLKTKYCTEKTAAVVLGTVTVLSGLKNIFWYFLYTWEYWLSNSSWFCRVSNGVSRSLAWAVVELMHYILTPFIPFLLIVLLNVLTVRHILVASRARRRIRGPSSGESSIDPEMENRRKSIVVLFVISGNFILLWVVFMVCSILKRLDYLGYPVPLPTFVREIGFMLQLLSCCTNTFIYAVTQRKFREELKNGVKYPLAMMVKLIR